In the Candidatus Binatia bacterium genome, AGACACCGATCTCGGCGACGGTGACGGGGCGAGGCGCTTGACTCGGACCGGTGCCGGTGAAGGACCACAGGACGAGGGCGATGCCGGCGGCGGCAAGCACCGCCGGGACAACCCGCCGCAGGATCGTGTTGCGCGCGCCGGTATGGTGTCGCCTGGCAGTCGCCGGACGGACGGCTGAGTGGGGGGCATGGCGCCGTGGGAGCGGCGCGTCGTCGTTGCTCGCTCGCGATGCGGTGGTGGCCAGTATGCGGTCGCGTAGCGCTGCCGATGGCTCAGGTTCGCAGGCGAGGTCGAGGAGGGCATCGAGGCCCGCGGCCGCGTCCCGGTAGCGTTGTGCTTCCGGCGACGTGCGAAGGAGTTGCTCGGCGGCGGCGCGCTCTGCCGCGGGCCATCGTTCCGGGTTAGCGCCGTACGCGTCTACCAGGGCGCGCAGGCGGGCCAGAGGCATGGGCGAGGTTTCGTTCATCGTCGCCTCCTTCGTTACTCGGCAAGGAGTTCCGGCAAGAGGTTTCGCAGGCGCGCGCGCAGTGTGCGGCGGCCGCGCGCGAGCAGGGATTCGAGTGCTTCCACGCTAATGGCCATCATTGCGGCGGCCTCGATGTTCCCCAAACCCTCGTAGTGACAGAGCGTAATCGCGATGCGTTGCTGGACGGGCAGCGCTGCCACCGCGGCACCGACTCGGCGGCCGATGTCGTGGGCCTGTAACTGCGCCGCGGCGGATGGCTGAGGGTCCGGCGGTTCCGGGATGTCATCGAGCGAGGTTGTCGGGGTACGGCGCAAGCGGTCGAGGCAGAGGTTGACGGCAACGCGGTGAAGCCAGGTGGATAGCCGTGCGGTGGGCTGCCAACGAGGGGCATTGGTCCACAAGCGCAAGAACGTTTCCTGAGCGACGTCCTCGGCGGCGGCTGAGTCACCGAGCATCCGGCGCGCACAGGCGACGACGGACCCGAGGTGACGGTCCAACGCGGCCCGAAAGGCGTCACGGTCGCCCTCTTTGATGCGCAGCATGAAGCTTTCATCCGTGTCGTCCAACGGCCGTCCATCCCGGTTGTTCGGCGTCCCATGCGCCAGCAGGGGGGCTGACCTGACGCATGGGACACCGAGTGTCTCGACCCACGATAGCGGTCGGGTCGAGGCGTTGCGGAGAACCTGTCGCGTGTCAGAGCGGTGGAGGGCCGCCCGGGCCACGGCAGCCGCCCGGTCCCGCCGCCTGCAACTCCTCCAGGGTCACAGTTCCGTCACCATCGTCGTCAACGCGCGTGAAGTGTCGTCTGGTCATATTCTGGCGCATGATCGTGTCGAAGGTCGCGAACTCCCCCGTGTTGAGAGTTCCGCTGCCGTCGGTGTCAGCCTGCGCGAATACGGCACTTAACTCCTCCTCCATCTCCGCTCGCGACGGCGGTTCGGCGAGAGCTGCCGCCGGCGCGCACAGCAGAGCGCCCATCACGCCAGCGAGGAGCCTGCGATTTAGTTTCATGCTCATGTGGTCTCCTTTCGATATGCTGAGGGTTTCTGCCGGCCGGCACTCGTTAAACGCAGAGCCCTGCCAATTCCGTCGCTCGGTCGTGAGTTCTGTGGCAGGGGGCGATCCGTTCGGACACGAGATCCGTCCGCAGGTCGCCGTCTGGGGGGCGAGGTGATGGTTGGGTTCCGGGAGGTGCCGTCGGGCGGCGTTATGGCGCGGGTGCGCACCGGGCCACGGTGCTGTACGGGTCGGCGTCGTCAGCGTTGACCGCCGCGACGATGGCGGCGATGGCGTTCGGCAGGTCGTTGTGTTGTGCCGCGTACGCGTTTTCGAAGACGGAGAGGCGGTCGTTGTAGAGCACGTCGTGCAGGATGACGGCGTTGTTCAACGGTCGCGTGATGAAGGTCTGGTAGCGGCCGTTAAAGGGCAGGCCGAGGAATTCGGCTTGTGCGGCGGTCAGTAGTCGCTCGCACTCCGCGGGCGTGATGCCGGCAGCGTATGCCAACTGCAGGCGCCCGGTCAGGTCGGCGAGAAACCCGGAAAACATTAGCGCGGCGGCCCAATCCGCCGCCGCCTCCCGCCGGCGTTCGTCGTCGCCGTGACGGGCAAAAAAGTCGATGGCGCCGCGATGGCCGACGAAGTTGGCGAAGGACTCGTTGAAGGCTGCGGAGCTACCCAGATAGACGGTGTTGTGCAGCAATTCGT is a window encoding:
- a CDS encoding RNA polymerase sigma factor, giving the protein MLRIKEGDRDAFRAALDRHLGSVVACARRMLGDSAAAEDVAQETFLRLWTNAPRWQPTARLSTWLHRVAVNLCLDRLRRTPTTSLDDIPEPPDPQPSAAAQLQAHDIGRRVGAAVAALPVQQRIAITLCHYEGLGNIEAAAMMAISVEALESLLARGRRTLRARLRNLLPELLAE